The window GGGAGGCACAaggctgagagtgtgtgtgtgtgtgtgtgagtgagagagagagagaaaccatcTGAAATGGACCCAAGGCCACACGCCTCCATCAACTTGGCGCTCTAACATTGGTCAACACTGTGGTCAACAAGATCTGCTGTGAGGCCTGAAAAGTGAGAAActaattgtgtctgtgtgtctgtctgggggtgtgtgtgtgtgtgtgtctgggtgtgtcaGATAAAGCCCAGCTGTGTCTCTTTGGCTCTTCCAAGAATGGATTTGGTTTCCGTGACAGTGACTTGGACATCTGCATGACACTGGAAGGTCATGACACAGCAGAGGTAGAGttcacgtatgcacacacacacacacacacacgcgcgcacacacactaacctctctctctctctctctctctctctctctctctctctctctccatttctctgtttctctctccacagaAGCTGAACTGTAAGGAGATCATTGAAGGCTTAGCCAAGGTTCTGAAGAAGCACACAGGTATGgcgggggggtgtttgtgtgtgtgtgtgtgtgtgcacacgcacccACCTCTAACcctcatggtgtgtgtgtttgtaaacagcctcttccctgtgtgtgtgtgcgtgtgcatgcaggcCTGAGGAACATCCTGCCCATCACGACTGCTAAAGTGCCTATCGTGAAGTTTGAACACAAGCAGAGCGGCTTGGAAGGAGACATCAGTCTATACAACACACTggtgagtctcacacacacactgatgttgaccgtgtgtgtgtgtgtgtgtgtgtgtgtgtgtgtgtgtgtcgctcacGCTTGTCTTCCTGATCTTAGGCGCAGCACAACACGCGCATGCTGGCCACCTACGCCTCTCTGGACCCACGGGTGCAGTACCTCGGCTACACCATGAAGGTGTTCGCAAAGGTACAGGACACCTGTAGTCCTGCCCACCTCAGTCTTATCGTTTTCACCGGGCTCCTCAGAGCCCACATATAGCTTTTCATACTTGAACCACTAAAGTTCACCAATATatcaagctgtgtgtgtgtgccctcagCGCTGTGACATCGGGGACGCCTCCAGAGGGAGTCTGTCCTCTTATGCCTATATCCTTATGGTGCTTTACTTCCTGCAGCAGAGACAGCCTCCTGTCATCCCTGTGCTCCAGGaggtacacacactctcctctgtgcatgtgtgggtgtgtgtggcgcAAGGTTTCCTCTCTGAGcatgagctctctctctcaggtttaCGATGGCACCGCTACGCCCCAGAGGATGGTGGACGGCTGGAACGCTTTCTTCTTTGATGACCTGGACGAGCTGGTGAGTCTGAGTGCCTGATGGAAATGTCCCTGCAGGCTTCTGTAGGCCCTACGTGAGCAgtggatatacacacacaggctgggcTCCCTGCAGGTGGGGCCTAGGCTTGTGTTCTGCCGGATGCAAACAGCTGGAGAAGGCAGTgctgtttttgtgctgttgaGGTTTGGCCTGTGAATTTGTTTGTGTAACTGTTTTCTTAAGTTCTGCCTCAGTTGACTTGGTGCTGAACCAAGTTGGTCATAGCAAGGAAAATGGTGTGTGCATACACGTGTGTCTATATGTGCGCACGTGCATTCTCCCTCAGCGCCGGCGTCTCCCTGAGTTCCAGCGTAACTCTGAGACTGTGGGGGAGCTGTGGCTGGCCCTGCTACGCTTTTACACGGAGGAGTTTGACTTCAAAGAGCACGTCATCTCCATCCGCCAGCGCAAACGCCTCACCACCTTCGAGAAGCAGTGGACGTCCAAATGCATCGCCATCGAAGGTACACCTCACTGGCCAATCGCACTGCTGTAGCCATGCCTCACTGGCCAATCAGAAAAGATCAGACTGCTGACTGCTTCAGGTCAGGGTGTGATGGAGGGAATAGTTAATGTCATGGGACCGTGTCTCTGTGGGGCATGTCTCACTGGGTCGTGCCTCTCTATCTGCACAGATCCCTTTGACTTGAATCATAATCTGGGTGCTGGAGTCTCCCGTAAAAGTAAGTGTACAAAACTTTAGAGGAGATGAGTGTTTCAGTATGGTGGGAAAGGAAAGAGATGGTcatattcattctctctctctctctcagtgactAACTTTATCATGAAGGCATTTATTAACGGCAGAAAGCTCTTTGGAACACCATTCTACCCACTGCCAGGAATGGAAGCAGTAAGTCCTactcttctgtctctcacaccaTACACACTTTCCATTAGTCTTGTCTCTGTAGGTTTGACAATTTCAgctgttaaacacacactccaacaagCAGAACTAGAGGATTCTAATAAAATGAGTTCAAAATGTTTGGATATAggtgtcctgtttttttttcccagggaATTCCTGCACTGTTGGGAAAATCTGactctcttcctgtgtttaTGCAGgaattatgcttttttttttttttttagctcccTATTAAGGTTCAGTTTCCACGTAGCAAACACAACAACTCTGATGTTAAGATCAGAGCCACATCTGAGTTGGGCTGCACAGCATCAGGTGTGAGTGCAGTGTCATCACCGAGTCTCCGGGCAGTGCAACTCGGGTGGCggcggctgctgctgctgtttttatgcAGCAGTGTTGTTGAACAGAATCTAATGAGGTTGTAAGTGACCGGTTATAAATAAAGGAACACGTTTATGAGAGAGTAGTGAAATTCTACTGGGcagtaaaaatgagaaaatgtcaatacattcacacaccaaAGCAACAATCTACATGCATGCACTGTATGTAATCTACACTGTACCAAAACTACAATCTGCACACAATGTCAGTATAAGTATTtctattcattcattcgttctctctctctctcaggagtaCTTCTTTGACTCCAAGGTGCTGACGGATGGTGAGTTGGCCCCTAACGATCGCTGCTGCCGTATCTGTGGAAAGATCGGCCATTACATGAAGGACTGCCCAAAgaggcgcaggtgtgtgtgtgagcgagagaggacATGTATAGCTGTGTGTCGTTTTCGTTGACTGAGGAGGTTTTCTTATGTAGAAGGCTTAACTCAGACACGCTAAGACACaattgcactgtgtgtgtgagcagaatGAAGAAGAAGGAGAGTGATAAGGATGAAGATGTGcgtgaggaagagagggagcCCAGAGAGAGGCGCTGTTTCCAGTGTGGAGACATGGGTCATGTCAGGAGAGACTGTCCTGAATACAGACACCTGCGTCAGAGAGGAACCCCTGTtcagggtacacacacactccccccaaacacacacagttctccaTAAAGTCCTGTTGTCAGTACCCAGTACAGTGCAGATGGTCTCCTCCGTATATCCGTCAGTCGGAGGAATGTTCTCTGAACGCCCTTCTTTTCCCTTGTCCAGTTCCTCAAATGGTACGTGCCTTGGTGAGCTCTCAGGCCATCCCCATTCCTCAGAGTGGTACGCCCCAGGAGCGCCTCGGCAGGACCAGACAACCTTCTGAGTGTGTAAGACTCTGACCCGCCGTGTGCCACTCCACCTGCCAACACCTCAGGATGGTTCCTGAGGAACACTCACGCCATAGTTAATTTGGCGCTCCTCAGAGTCGCACACGTGGtccaaacctgtgtgtgtgtgtgtgtgtgtgtgtgtgtgtgtgtgtgtgtgtgtgtgtgtgtgtgtgtgtgtgtgtgtgtgtgtgtgtgtgtgtgtgtgtgtgtgtgtgtgtgtgtgtgtgtgtgtgtgtgtgtgtgtgtgtgtgtgtgtgtgtttctcatccCCCTGCCCGCCGCAGTCTGAGACGCGTCAGACTCCACCCTACTCCCCTCAGCCTTCCCCTCTTCAGCACTCGGTGTCTCCCCAGTCGTCTCAGAGCGCCAAGCCTTCATCCGGCTCCTCCTCCGTGGCTCCGCCCCAATCCTCCCCTCTGCCGCAGCAGGTGCAGCTGGCCTCCTATGGCTTTGGCTCCTCCCACGCCGCCCCGTTCCGCACGGGCCTGCCCTCCCTGGGCTTGCCGCCCGCCCTCCCCCCAGCCTCCTGGTCCATCCGTGGGCCTCTGCTCCCTGGAGCGGGCGCCGCCGCCACGGGCCGCCCGTCTCCGCCCGTGGTGAAGTTCCCCGTGCGCAGGGGGAAGAGCAGCGTGGGCGAGGGGCGGGGCCTCAACCCTGCGCCCGTCAACCTTAACGACCCTAGCATCATCTTCGCCCAGCCGGCAGGGCGGGCGGGGGTCGGCGGGGTGGGCGCACCCAGGGACGGGCAGCACGTCTGGCGCAATCAGCACCTGGACCCGGGGGCTCTGGTCGCTAACGGCACAGTGGGGAAAACAGGTACACGGGTCGGTGGGTGAGCACTCaggtcggggtgtgtgtgtgtgtgtgtgtgtgtgtgtgttcgttcaggTAAGCTTTAATGGGGGTGGGTACTGCTGAGCACCCCCACTGCACCAAGCATGGGCACCACAAACCTTAAACAGGCTGCACATAATACAACCACTTACACACTCGCAGCACGCTGGTGTTTCTCTTTTGTGGTGACGCAACAGAGTAAATTACAGTACCAATGTCTATAGTTATTGGTTAAACATCTGATATGGATTTAGTAGTTAGTAGTACATTAGAATACCAGCTCCTGATGTGGTTTTAGTAGTTCAAGGGTTCATTTATTAAgtacagattttatttttattttttttatgggACGTTACAAAGATGCCAGTGAatttttgtcattgtgtcaGATCACTGTGTAAATCAATTGTCCctcattttcagaatatttacTCTTGCAAAAGAGAAGGAGCCCAAAGTCCCTGAGAATTACATCACTTGGGGTTTGGGGTTGGTCCCTGAGACCTGTGTCTCTTCTGTCCTGCTTTGGATGAAATGGCTTCTTTGTAACGTCCCCTGTGAGGAAGTAGTAATGTGTGATTTTCATGCAGGCTGAATCACATTTATTGATGCCTTTTAAAAAGATACTTGATGAATGATTGATTGGTTTAAATCTAGAAGTACGTAACTCTTGAAtgcatcattgtgtgtgtgtgtgagacagaggcgGGCTTCCAGCCCCCGTTTGGGAGTGTAGGTCAGATGTCTCGCTCCTGGGAGTCTGGTGGCTCCACCTCCTTCCCCATCTCCCCGTCCTGGTCGTACCACGTGCCCCAGCCTTTCCTGCAGCAACCCGGCAAGCCCTTCCTCTCACAAGGTAGGTGGGGGTGGGTTTATCAGTAATGTGATGtatccacccccccacccccaccccatttcCTTTTGATATTGGTTTCTTCCAAAAGTTGCAGGATAAAATTTTCACACTTGCTACAGCAGGTAGACACACAGCACTGTCAGAGATGCTCGGTTGATGAGCGGTGTGTTAGTGGTTACTAGGGCATCAGTCCCTTTTTTCAAATGTgtggaaattaaaataaattgcacTTAGTCATATGGACTTAATTGCATTGGAGAAATATAGATTTGACTGGCTAGCTATGGCTGGTACCAGCTACAGTTAGCAGCCGTCCCTCAGTCTGCTTGTTGGTCCCTTCTGGCTGACTAGGTAGTCATGTTGATGTCAAATTGCCCATGTATGTTTGTGGAcatgtgctcgtgtgtgtgcgtttgcttGCGTATGTGTGTCTAGTCAGACTTggagttttaaaatgtgtttatattgagcctctttgttttaaaagttgGTATCTATTTGTGTCTAATCTGTGTGTTTATCCATTAATTTTAGTTTATGTTCACATGCTAAATGAAACAGTCACAGCGtggtgtgcttttaaaaagatACCAGTTGCGTCCCCAGTTGGTTTAGTCCACTAAAAGGTTGAAACAGAAAACCATAAGCTGCCATATTGTGTAGTTTTACAGACGCTGAACTGTCATTTCAGGTGCGTCTCCTAATCCTAGTGCTCTGTAATCTCTGAAACGCAGCTCGCCTCACACGGCTGCCTCCTTCCTCCCCCAGGTGCAAACCAACCTTTCCCTCTGCTTCCGGCTGGCCACATCAATCTCAGCTACATCCAACAGAAGAAATGAGTTCCGACACTTTGTTTCCAACCAACGGCCAAGGTCCTTATTTCAAAAAAGAAACCGGTAGAAGAGCAAATCTGTCTAACTGCGTCATTTGGTCacaagactttttaaaatgaattttatcatttttgtacagtttttacatttttttttttcttttttttttttgtctcatcaCATTGATTTGTGATAagaaatgtcaaatattttaatGCCCCCGTTTTTGGAGGGGTCCAGGAAAAgtggtttttatttgttgtgtaaAGTAAGGATTTAAAGCAATCctctttatttttattggtgTGTTCATATTTTGCTTGCATAAGGACAAAGGCTTTGGATaagaatttgttttaaaagaagCAGCGGATTGCGGCGTAAGAACTGAATTATGTAGTGCCAAAAGAAAAACCTTTCTCTGTTcagtaaacaacaaaaagagcataaaaaccaagaaaagaccaaaaaaaagaaaaaaataaataaagaaaaagcaacCCAACATTCTGAGTTGTGAGTCCTCGCAGGGGCGTGGCTGTGTGACGGGCTGCCGTCGCacgcttgcatgcatgcatgcatgcatacataccaGACATTAGCATGCACTTTGACGAGAAGCCAATGTGTTCTTCGTGAATTCTGAAACACATTCACCTCCTGGATGGGAAAAGGTTGTGTTGTATGACATCATCTGTTCTTTCTACAAAGCGAGCAAGTTGTTAGTGTTGTAGACAGTCTGTCTGACTACATCTGCCTCCCTGCCCCATCAGGGGTAGGGTGTGGGGCACTTCACTACCTCCCCCTTCATCGCACATGGTCCCGTTAAACCTTTTGGAAGAGCACGATGGCACCTGTCTGGACTACAGATCCGTGGGGTGTCCGGTTTGGTTCTGCACTACAGAACTGTGCAGTACATCAGTGGGTCAGAGGTCTAATTACGCAGTATATCAGACTTGCACTTAGACAAAGGCATGTGCCTCATCGTTTGAAAGCAAACAAGTCTGACTTTCTAATCTATTGATGTGGAATGTTTCACACAAAAGCTATCTTGGCATGGTTGTGTTTTAAGTAACTGAGAGAACTGCATGCACCATCCAGGAACCTACACAAGGTGAGCATCCCATCTGATAATGAGACCGGctggtttgattttatttattaattttaaaaatcacttgtCTGAATCACTGACATAAATATTACATCATTTACACCTTTTATCCCCGTTGTAAGCGGGAGCTCAATTTGCGGAGTCTAGCAAGGTGGGTGTGGTCAACTGGGATTTAACCTGTATGGCCTAAAAAGCCAAAGCACGGCAGTGGAATTTTGAGAACCCAAAGGCAAGTTGTGTGATTTTCAGCTGTCTATCAAGTGACATGACCAGTCAGACTTGCTCTTCGCCCACCTCCAGTGATGCTGTAACACCAGCCACAGTTCACCTGGCTGCTGCACTAACTGTCATGAGCCTTTGTCCCGCTCAAGGAGTCGCTTGGCGTCTGGGCATATACATTAGGAGTCTGGACCCGATTGTAAATAACTCTGAAACTACATTTAAATCAAGTGTACACCTGGGGTTTCCCAATTCATTTATAGTATTTTACTGATCCTTTAATTAACCAGCTGAATATTAGATTTTCAAAACTACCTGCTCACTGTCActgttacttttatttaaaaaaataaataaataaatcatgcaaAATTTACTTTACTTGTGCATCTGGATTCCAGACTAATTTAAGACACTTAGTGTTTGTATTATTACTTATTGAACCTGTAGACATCTCTGGGATGTGACCCCAAAACCTCCTGCATTGGAGTATTTGCCTGgatgttcaaaaaaaaaaaaatcaccctcCTTTCAATTAGTAGACTACACATAATTAGCCTGGAATCCAGATGCACAAGTAAACAGTTTTGAACCATATCAAATAAGCAACTTAAATCCCAGcttagtaatttaaaaaaaaacctctagtGTGTTGTTTCAAAACAACCTGCTCACCCTCTCCTACTGGTCCATAACCCCAGCTGTTCATTCTCCCAGAAGCCCCAGGGGGGGACAATCATCATCAATCTTCCCCCCTagggtttcacacacacactccagcctcTCACCTCAGATGCCCTACACATCAGGACACCTCCCACAACCAGGAGACCTACCTGGGATCTGACCCAAGAACCTCCTGTACTGGAGGCAAAGCCAACACCACTGAGCCACAGAGTCTCACAATATTAGtgccttttttgggggggaaattTTACTTTCAAAAATCACATCAGCACACTAACTCACTCTGGAAACACTCATCAGTGTATTTTTGCTATAGACAaaggtagctcagtggttaaagtacttgattAGTATtcagaagattgctggttcaagtcccaccactgcttgTTTGCCAGTGTTAAGTCCCTGTTTCTGAAGATGTAAATGGTCAGAATTTAcaattttatggcatttagctgacctAGAATTCTAAGCCGCGTTGAATAAATGTGACACCCCACCAAGAGATGGCAGTCTACAACCATTAACTGCTTTTCCTCCCTCCGGTTTCTCAAATGGTACATGCCAGGATGAGCTCTCAGGGCATCCCTATTTCTCTAAGTGGTGCATCCCAGAACCGGAAGTGGGAACCAGGAAGCCTTCCAAATGTGTCGGATCCAAATCTTTTCCATCTCCATAAAGCATTTAGGAGCAGTAGAGCTGTTCTAGGATCAAATTAGATGAGTTCATAATAAACATAGCAGGAATACAGCGGTCTAAACCCGTCTGAGGTCACTGAGTAAAACCGGTCGAAACTGCAATCTCCCAGGAAATTCTGTAACTTTCCCTTTTTCACTCTTGCTCCACTGTTTTTTCACCACCACAATCTCAGCAGTAGAAATACATTTTGCCACTTTCTGTTTCAAACAAACAGCCAAAGCccatggagagtgtgtgtgtgagagagagattggggggAAAACCCAAATGAGACTGATTTTAGACTAAAGGTAGGACCTGGGTGTGTGAAAGGTGAATCACAACAACCCACATTCCTACACACTCATACTGCAACAAAGGTGAAACATCAGACCATTACAAGAGGTTGCATCAGTCAAGTGAAAAAACTTCTCTTTTGTAACAATTGTGAATGAGTGTTTATAAGGTTCAAACATCAGGACTTACTGATGTGAGATTAAAcataaggtttgtgtgtgtgtgtgtgtgtgtgtgtgtgtgtgtgtgaaaggtatCTTTTGTGAGTTGAGgtaaagcaacattttctgtgCTCTTGACCTTTGCCCTGCTATACAGTCATATCAAGAAACCCGTTTCTCTTCATGTGACTTTTACCCAGTAATGTCACACATGAGCAGAGCAATAGAGGCCACAGCGAAACGGTTCTGTCTCCCTTTAcctctcaatccctctctccttatctctctcacacacaatcacatgcgtgaatgctctctccctccctccctccctctctcctccctctctctctccccctctctcctccctctctgggtGGTACTGTATAAAGCAGCACTTCTCTGCAGCGTACAGCACCTCTCAGAATGCAGTCTTTGCTCAGATATGTGGACTGGGTCTCTGCTGGCCTAGCACTGCTGGTGCTCCTGCTCTCCCTGCTCCTGTTGGAGATATTCAGGATGAACTCCTCCAGGAGTCGCACTCCTCCAGGACCCACCCCACTGCCCTTTGTGGGAACTGTACTCCTGGTTGCGAGAGACCCAATGGCCTGCATCAGATCGGTCAGTTTCCACATTCTCCTGTATACCGAGGCTGTGTGTTCACATTCTGTAGTGGTTATGAAATAGTTTCTGTGATTGTGTAATGTCTGGATGACtgataatgtaataacaatTATGTGGCACAACGAACAGCAATTCTGAACAGCCCACTGAGGAAGTGTCATACATCTGACACGTAATATCTGTATCATAAGTAAGTATTCAGTACAGCAATACATATGCAATTGAATATAGTCACTAACCTCCTGATTACTGGCAATGGTGACAGTTTTTAAACCTTAGAATATTTAGAAATCTGTAGTTGTGACTGCCGGTAGACTTCTGAACTTCCTTATCTAGTCATGTCGAAACTTGTACAATCGTTGTTCTGCCATGGAATGTAGCCAGCAGCTCAGCAACAACAGGCATAACAAACACTCCCCCAAACACTCCCCTCAAAAAGATACCAGCGGCTGAGAACAGAGCCGGTCACTTCCaatacagcacacagcagctgtGAAGTGAGCAGGTCCCACAGGTGACTGGTCACCCCTCATACAGCACACTGCATTCCTGCCCACACCTGTCCTGAGTCAACCTGGGAGTGTCATGAGCTGAAAGCACAGCCGGGTGCCAAAGGTGCCACAGGTGTGTAAGTTTACTGTGTGCAGTACAGACGCCTGTATAAGTGTACATTGTTCCCTTGGTACAGAGCTCACGTTAGCCTTAAATAACcttaaataaatactgtacCTTAAATGCTAATCCAGGggtctgtactgtactgtaaccCACCTGGTTACAAAGGTGTCTGTACTATATTGTAACCCACCTTGTTACACCTGAAGCCTTTGTGAGCTGAATCAGTTGGTGTATAACCGGGACTGCACTGTAACATCATCTGTGGACTGAAGTCTAGAGATTACGGTAGATATTCCCACTATGATCGCACTCTAAATCAGACAAGAAATAATCCTGAAACCACTGTTATGTTTGGAAATGTGTAAACACTCTGTGGCTGGTATTATTATTCTACTTTCTCTTCAGATGAGCCAATATGGAGAGATGTGCACCATGCACTTGGGCAGAATGCCAATCATTGTCCTGAACAGCATGGAGCTGATGAAGGAAGCGTACATTAACAAAGGCAGTGTGTTTTCCGGAAGACCGTTCCTGCCATTAATTGACTGgatgtaccctggggaaggtctgTAGTGCATGACCACTGAGCTCTTCCTTTTAAGTTCaatctttaacttttttttaaccagcaTTAAAACTAACTCAATCCTGAATATGTATGATAGAAGAAGTATGTCTCGATGTCCCAATacatttacaggaaaatatCAGAGATTATACAGAGAATTAAtactctctccttctgtgtgtctgtctcacacacacgcacacacgtttcTCTATCAGGTATCTTGACGGTCACGTACGGGAAAGTGTGGAAAGAGCAGCGACGCTTTGTGCTGCACACGCTGCGTAATTTCGGTCTGGGGAAGAAGTCTGTGGAGGAGCGTGTGAAAGAGGAAGCACAATACCTCGTCCAAGAGCTCCAGCAGCACGAGGGTGTGGTGACACTAGGGTTTGGTTTTAAGGACATTTCAGTACACAATTCTAGACCACTCTCTACTTGTGTGACAGCTTTATGTTCTGCCATCATTTGCTGATCCACTGCTGATCAATTCTCCTGCTATTCTCTTTAAAGGGAACCCTTTTTACCCCATCCACCCCATTATGAACGCTGTTTCCAACATCATCTGCTCCATCGTATTTGGAGACCGTTTCGACTACAACAACAAGCGCTTTGCTCGGCTGCTGGAACTCCTGAATGAAAACATTCGACTTGCTGGTGAACCTGCAGCACAGGTAGGGTCCCAGCCAGGACTGCCTGTTGATTGCTGGTACTGAAAAACAGTGGGCCAAATTCATACACATCACCAGAAACATATCGCCAGATTTAATGTGACGTTAAAAGCAAATGGCGCCACTAACACATTTCCTCTTTCATAAATGTGGAATGCTCTGCGTATGTTACTGTTTACATATGTGTTGCTCTCGTGTTTTGTCCTCATTAGCAACTCATAACAGAATACTGCTCTGCAAAAAACACCACCTGAACCTGTCTGGTACAAAAAAAGAATAGCACCTGAACCTGTCTGATACAAAAACCACCATCTGAACCTCTCCATTACAAAGCCAATGTGGATTGGATGATCATTTCTCTAACAATGTTTGGTCAAGTCATTAACAACATTTTACAGACACATATTTAGGTGACTGACAAATCTGAAGGGTGCATTTTTGGTCTATTTGGGATGAGCATGATAGCCTTCTTTGCAACAACTAGGAGTAGGAGTTCACAAAGAGGAAGGTGACTTGAGCAAGATCTCAGACTGCCACAAACGTTTGCCACCGAGTCTAGAAGAAATTGCTTCTTAAATGACACTATggaatgtaatatttttttcttgttttaacacAGATTTTCAACCTGTTGCCCTTCATAAAACACTTCCCAGGGCCACACCAGAAGATCCACCGCAATGCCAGTGCCTTATTAGATTTCATCCAGGAGTCGGTGGTGGAGCACAGGAACACTCTGGATCCAGAAAACCTGCGGGACTTCATCGATGCCTACCTGGTGGAAATGAGTAAGGTGAGAGTTTGACCTGCAGGGGGAGCCCTTCACTGGGACAGCAGGCGGTGGAGAGAGGCCTGTAGTCTGCGTCGGGGGGGGGGCTGGTGCGGCTCAGACCACGTTCCCTCCAGCATGGCCAAATCACCTTGTCCCTTAGTTG is drawn from Electrophorus electricus isolate fEleEle1 chromosome 22, fEleEle1.pri, whole genome shotgun sequence and contains these coding sequences:
- the LOC113568305 gene encoding cytochrome P450 2B4-like isoform X1 — its product is MQSLLRYVDWVSAGLALLVLLLSLLLLEIFRMNSSRSRTPPGPTPLPFVGTVLLVARDPMACIRSMSQYGEMCTMHLGRMPIIVLNSMELMKEAYINKGSVFSGRPFLPLIDWMYPGEGILTVTYGKVWKEQRRFVLHTLRNFGLGKKSVEERVKEEAQYLVQELQQHEGNPFYPIHPIMNAVSNIICSIVFGDRFDYNNKRFARLLELLNENIRLAGEPAAQIFNLLPFIKHFPGPHQKIHRNASALLDFIQESVVEHRNTLDPENLRDFIDAYLVEMSKHKSTDNSMFHEKNLITTTLDLFFAGTDTTATTLRWGLIFMMDNPNVQERCHEEIVRVLGYDRAPSMDDRSRLPYTYATVHEIQRLGNIVPLGVVHETTQPTQLRGYNIAKGTMIMTNLTAVFTDKEYWKHPETFNPENFLDEEGQFCKHEHFIPFSLGPRVCLGESLARTELFLFFTSLIQHLQFSWPPGVPRPNMDGNMGMIRTPYPFNTCCRSREPTH
- the LOC113568305 gene encoding cytochrome P450 2J2-like isoform X2, with amino-acid sequence MCKHSVAGIIILLSLQMSQYGEMCTMHLGRMPIIVLNSMELMKEAYINKGSVFSGRPFLPLIDWMYPGEGILTVTYGKVWKEQRRFVLHTLRNFGLGKKSVEERVKEEAQYLVQELQQHEGNPFYPIHPIMNAVSNIICSIVFGDRFDYNNKRFARLLELLNENIRLAGEPAAQIFNLLPFIKHFPGPHQKIHRNASALLDFIQESVVEHRNTLDPENLRDFIDAYLVEMSKHKSTDNSMFHEKNLITTTLDLFFAGTDTTATTLRWGLIFMMDNPNVQERCHEEIVRVLGYDRAPSMDDRSRLPYTYATVHEIQRLGNIVPLGVVHETTQPTQLRGYNIAKGTMIMTNLTAVFTDKEYWKHPETFNPENFLDEEGQFCKHEHFIPFSLGPRVCLGESLARTELFLFFTSLIQHLQFSWPPGVPRPNMDGNMGMIRTPYPFNTCCRSREPTH